In Ptychodera flava strain L36383 chromosome 21, AS_Pfla_20210202, whole genome shotgun sequence, a genomic segment contains:
- the LOC139121452 gene encoding alpha-N-acetylgalactosaminide alpha-2,6-sialyltransferase 2-like, with product MIASERKCSFSSLYAIKVIFGLCVLISLVYFIGKTVQFKSYNSVTQNPIGRSKSEDDSPTLRVISSNLKTVISKLSLGSNVTGDNDTQTTLENTLKLVESLQSSKSDNHTIDSVHGRENDSSARATNTLSKFLGYFTGLGKKKDLGLGENTDEIQDLLEKARKLIADKAAALDKTDQFYEEKNYFHDDQYQYYMRCPTTLRKKFLEIPELQQYYIPDVPILMWDKHLSLKEYDRLSKFKTPLGWRNLTYEEVYDVVSNLNSINDRYLFDNLLVNGEVPNRCIRCAVVGNGGVLRNSKFGREIDSHDFVFRVNVALVKGYEPDVGTRTSYYVFSLVTLDNSIRGHTSEGFSQPPYAKDIRYVLAPCEQWSYQYMGAALSNKPLPASKDRYHSAATFPVKLKGDNVKVLHPDFSRYVTWSWTRSPRQHQEIYRLQTGAFMLFLALHTCDEVNVYGVGASYKKYTDHYYDHITHVNYANHDYDTENKLWSRLHDLGVIKLHT from the exons ATGATAGCCTCCGAAAGGAAATGCAG TTTCAGTTCATTGTACGCCATCAAAGTTATTTTTGGATTGTGCGTGTTGATAAGTTTAGTCTACTTTATCGGGAAGACTGTACAATTTAAATCTTACAACTCCGTGACCCAAAACCCTATAGGCAG ATCAAAGTCAGAGGACGACTCCCCTACCCTTCGTGTCATATCTTCCAATCTTAAAACTGTTATAAGCAAATTAAGTTTGGGATCAAACGTAACCGGCGACAACGACACACAGACAACGCTGGAGAACACTTTAAAACTCGTTGAATCGCTGCAATCCAGCAAATCCGACAACCACACGATAGACTCCGTCCACGGGCGGGAAAATGACAGTAGTGCAAGAGCTACCAATACACTGTCAAAATTTCTGGGTTATTTTACGGGCCTAGGGAAGAAAAAGGATCTTGGACTTGGTGAGAACACGGATGAGATCCAAGATCTGCTAGAAAAGGCGCGAAAACTAATAGCTGACAAAGCCGCAGCTTTGGACAAGACTGATCAATTTTATGAGGAGAAAAATTACTTCCACGACGACCAGTATCAGTACTACATG AGATGTCCGACTACGTTGAGGAAGAAATTTTTAGAAATTCCAGAACTGCAACAGTATTACATTCCCGACGTTCCTATATTGATGTGGGATAAACATCTCAGCCTCAAAGAATACGACAGACTATCAAAATTCAAGACTCCACTCGGCTGGAGGAATCTTACATATGAAG AGGTCTATGACGTCGTTTCCAACCTGAATTCAATAAACGACCGATATTTATTTGATAATCTCCTAGTCAACGGAGAAGTACCCAATCGCTGTATACGGTGCGCTGTCGTGGGAAACGGAGGGGTCTtacgaaattcaaaatttgggAGAGAAATTGATTCACATGATTTTGTGTTCCG AGTGAATGTAGCTCTTGTTAAGGGTTATGAACCTGACGTTGGCACCAGAACTTCGTATTATGTGTTTTCATTGGTCACGTTAGACAACTCAATACGAGGTCACACATCGGAGGGTTTTAGCCAACCGCCTTACGCAAAG GATATACGTTATGTGTTGGCGCCATGTGAGCAATGGAGTTATCAGTACATGGGTGCAGCCCTATCCAACAAACCATTGCCGGCTAGCAAAGATAGATATCACAG CGCCGCCACATTTCCGGTGAAATTGAAAGGCGACAACGTCAAGGTGCTTCACCCAGATTTTTCAAGATACGTGACGTGGAG CTGGACGAGGTCTCCACGTCAACACCAAGAAATTTATCGACTACAGACAGGTGCATTTATGCTGTTTCTTGCCTTACACACCTGTGACGAG GTCAATGTCTACGGCGTCGGTGCTAGTTATAAGAAGTACACAGATCACTACTACGACCACATCACACACGTCAATTACGCCAACCACGATTACGACACCGAGAACAAGCTATGGAGTCGTCTCCATGACCTCGGCGTCATCAAGCTGCACACGTGA
- the LOC139121427 gene encoding uncharacterized protein: MSEEDGTSPAHSEATEDVGTLSQNEEGSETRARQENTTTDDNQRREFVCALAADDRQEDGGDSGRPEEFALQEILPLSETGDLETPSQNKEGSKTSARHENKTIDDNKRGEFLFGMAADNRQEDGGDSNHPEEFALRVIRPLSVTEDLETLSQTEEGTNTSALHENTTIDNNQRCENLSGVAAHNRQEGEGDSVREEEFALQETRPSTESSRHANDDDRVENIDQQDNQTREVTMTSSHEDGNQADHSQDSSTRDLTTNAQGSGQGRARRPKRKMHCIARTFLVLNIFYVTVSIAYIVWGATAIFSDALPAVLGLAQVNITLPVFMIILSTCGIVGALQDEHGPILPFSFFAAALILFHVMLCNAYLLWSNNDSLLEHIAAQWWERATSEEKEDQQNSLECCGLDVRNRENDPSCYHLDCCSSEPTAPSNISADYNFALVVLSNQSLHCPQCQTCQEAMVGLSAAVVRIHVFVWLIVCVLEIIGQVLGWMIWVCPEKFHYKYLQASGTVVEIQMD; this comes from the exons ATGAGCGAGGAAGACGGCACGTCACCTGCACACAGCGAAGCTACTGAAGATGTAGGAACTCTCTCGCAAAACGAGGAAGGCAGCGAGACAAGAGCACGACAAGAAAACACGACGACAGACGATAACCAACGACGCGAATTCGTCTGCGCACTGGCAGCAGACGATCGACAAGAAGATGGAGGCGACAGTGGCCGGCCGGAGGAGTTCGCTCTTCAGGAGATCCTGCCGTTATCAGAAACCGGAGATTTAGAAACTCCCTCGCAAAACAAGGAAGGGAGTAAAACAAGTGCACGACATGAAAACAAGACGATAGACGATAACAAACGAGGCGAATTTCTCTTCGGCATGGCTGCAGACAACCGACAAGAAGATGGAGGCGACAGTAACCATCCGGAGGAATTCGCTCTTCGGGTGATCCGCCCGTTGTCAGTAACTGAAGATTTAGAAACTCTCTCGCAAACCGAGGAAGGCACTAATACAAGTGCGCTACATGAAAACACGACGATAGACAATAACCAACGATGCGAAAATCTCTCCGGCGTGGCTGCACACAATCGACAAGAAGGTGAAGGCGACAGTGTCCGGGAGGAGGAATTCGCTCTTCAAGAGACCCGGCCGTCGACAGAATCTTCGCGCCATGCCAATGACGACGACAGAGTAGAAAATATTGATCAGCAGGATAACCAGACGAGGGAAGTAACAATGACGAGTAGTCACGAAGACGGTAACCAGGCGGACCACAGCCAAGATTCTTCAACCCGGGATCTCACTACAAATGCTCAGGGGAGTGGCCAAGGGCGTGCGCGTCGACCGAAAAGGAAGATGCACTGTATCGCCAGGACTTTTCTGGTGCTGAATATATTTTATGTAACCGTTTCAATTGCGTATATAGTATGGGGTGCAACAGCAATCTTTTCGGACGCACTACCCGCTGTCTTGGGACTCGCCCAGGTGAACATCACTTTGCCCGTTTTCATGATAATCCTCTCTACTTGTGGAATCGTGGGGGCGCTGCAGGACGAGCACGGACCTATTCTGCCGTTCAGTTTTTTCGCTGCTGCGCTCATACTATTCCACGTGATGCTTTGCAACGCCTACCTACTTTGGAGTAACAACGATTCGTTGCTAGAACATATAGCGGCGCAGTGGTGGGAACGGGCGACGTCTGAAGAAAAAGAAGATCAACAAAATAGTCTGGAATGTTGTGGACTGGATGTCAGAAACAGAG AAAATGACCCAAGTTGCTACCACCTCGACTGCTGTTCATCCGAGCCAACAGCGCCATCAAACATATCTGCCGACTATAATTTCGCACTCGTCGTGCTCTCCAATCAATCCTTGCACTGCCCCCAGTGTCAGACGTGTCAAGAGGCTATGGTTGGTTTGTCCGCTGCCGTTGTGAGGATACACGTGTTTGTCTGGCTCATCGTGTGTGTGCTGGAAATAATCGGACAGGTGCTCGGCTGGATGATTTGGGTCTGTCCAGAAAAGTTCCACTATAAATATCTGCAAGCGAGTGGAACTGTCGTCGAAATACAAATGGACTGA